The genomic region TTAAAGTCAACATTTACATGACAGATTTGGATAACTTTGCCATTGTTAATGACATTATGAGTCAGTATTTTCAACAACCATATCCAGCACGTGCCGCTATCGGTGTAAAACAGCTACCTAAAGGCGTTGCGATTGAAATTGACGGCGTGCTTGAATTACCAAACGTGAACTAAACACATGACCCCAGAAAGACATAAACGTATCTTAGACATGCTTAACAAACGTCAGGTTGATTTAACCGTCGTTATGGAAGGCGTGCATAAACCACACAATCTAGCAGCGGTTATTCGTACTTGTGATGCTATCGGTGTTAACGATGTCCACGCTGTATGGAAAAATGAGCGCATGCGCGTGGGTGGTGGCACCGCACTCGGTTCACAAAACTGGGTTAACCTACATAATTACGACAGCACCAAAGATGCCCTAACCCGCTTAAAGCAATCGGGACATCAAATTTTGGTGACTAACTTGTCTGATACGGCAGTCGATTTTCGTGAAATAGATTACACCAAACCAACCGCCATTATTTTGGGTCAAGAAAAGTTTGGCGCTTCCGATGAGGCCTTGGCTATGGCTGATCAGGATATTATTATTCCTATGGTCGGCATGGTACAGTCTTTAAATGTCAGTGTCGCTTGTGCGGTTACCTTGTATGAAGCCCAAC from Thalassotalea sp. Sam97 harbors:
- the trmH gene encoding tRNA (guanosine(18)-2'-O)-methyltransferase TrmH — its product is MTPERHKRILDMLNKRQVDLTVVMEGVHKPHNLAAVIRTCDAIGVNDVHAVWKNERMRVGGGTALGSQNWVNLHNYDSTKDALTRLKQSGHQILVTNLSDTAVDFREIDYTKPTAIILGQEKFGASDEALAMADQDIIIPMVGMVQSLNVSVACAVTLYEAQRQRQLAGMYDSPSKVSDEQRNRILFEGGHPIFAEACKRKGLPYPHIDDDGEIVADESWWQKMQMNKEAWQDLDD